A window of Rhodospirillales bacterium contains these coding sequences:
- a CDS encoding extracellular solute-binding protein — MQGAEPTPLPYNVWFDGDWSKPRLTDPRIAAGLSHYAGMMKAGPPNILALDWPDASLLFQQGRAGFFIDASLFGPGFENPEESQVAGKTGYATLPPADAGGGSFTGHWMWGLGIPANAAEPDAAWYFIQWMTSKSAEPRIGAMHGGAARLSTWDDAGYKAELNPDYVKVVQDSMRTSRSTVVFREGWAEYALAIVDAIHEIHGGATPEAATEALQARFLEMLNP, encoded by the coding sequence ATGCAGGGTGCCGAGCCGACACCCTTGCCCTACAATGTCTGGTTCGACGGCGACTGGTCGAAGCCCCGGCTCACCGATCCGCGCATCGCCGCCGGCCTCTCGCACTATGCCGGCATGATGAAGGCGGGGCCGCCCAACATCCTCGCCCTCGACTGGCCCGACGCCAGCCTACTGTTTCAGCAGGGCAGGGCCGGCTTCTTCATCGACGCGAGCCTGTTCGGTCCGGGCTTCGAGAACCCCGAGGAGTCGCAGGTTGCCGGCAAGACCGGCTACGCCACGCTGCCGCCCGCGGACGCCGGCGGCGGGTCGTTCACCGGCCACTGGATGTGGGGGCTCGGCATTCCCGCGAATGCCGCAGAGCCGGACGCCGCCTGGTACTTCATCCAGTGGATGACCAGCAAGTCGGCCGAACCCCGAATCGGCGCCATGCACGGCGGTGCTGCTCGCCTCTCGACCTGGGATGATGCCGGCTACAAGGCGGAGTTGAACCCGGACTATGTCAAAGTTGTCCAGGACAGCATGCGCACCTCGCGATCGACCGTGGTCTTTCGCGAAGGCTGGGCCGAGTACGCGCTCGCCATCGTCGACGCCATTCACGAGATACATGGTGGCGCCACCCCCGAGGCTGCGACCGAGGCACTCCAGGCACGATTCCTGGAGATGCTGAATCCGTAA
- a CDS encoding iron-containing alcohol dehydrogenase, producing the protein MEATFNTIYGRNLICELRNFVHRPYLVVTMEELWERFEGAFDDGLVGPVFASSMDVEMLEKVLDGLPPAECIIGIGGGRAVDTAKYFARRTRLPLFQIPTSMSVNAVFGHRAGVRQNGQVRYMGYAVPEAVYVDFDVIQSAPSHINRSGVCEILCYHTGHLDWAYTDRLGKCEAKWPYDQRLVDAARQRFDLVMTHLDDINAVNETGIRALMEANRWGGATFHNAGWNPRHIEGIDHFVFYALEYHTRRPFLHGQPVCLGIYVGSLLHDSGAKQMLDAIHRVGVDIRPEAMGITWNEAAIALADLREYVRRAGLWYGIAHDAVIDHAFIDKLRGNIEAKYGTWTG; encoded by the coding sequence ATGGAGGCGACCTTCAACACCATTTATGGTCGCAATCTCATATGCGAGCTCAGGAATTTCGTTCATCGCCCGTATCTCGTGGTGACCATGGAGGAGCTTTGGGAACGCTTCGAGGGGGCGTTCGATGATGGTCTTGTCGGGCCAGTCTTCGCCTCCTCCATGGATGTGGAGATGCTGGAGAAGGTTCTGGATGGTCTGCCGCCGGCCGAATGCATCATCGGGATCGGTGGTGGACGGGCGGTGGACACCGCCAAGTATTTCGCCCGGAGGACGCGCCTGCCGCTCTTTCAAATCCCGACCTCGATGTCGGTCAATGCCGTATTCGGACATCGCGCTGGCGTTCGCCAGAACGGTCAGGTTCGCTACATGGGCTATGCCGTGCCCGAGGCGGTCTACGTCGATTTCGACGTCATCCAATCTGCGCCGTCCCACATCAACCGTAGCGGTGTATGCGAAATTCTCTGCTACCACACCGGCCATCTCGACTGGGCCTACACCGATCGTCTCGGCAAATGTGAAGCGAAATGGCCCTACGATCAGCGGCTCGTCGATGCCGCCCGGCAGCGCTTCGATCTCGTCATGACCCATCTCGACGACATCAATGCCGTCAATGAGACAGGCATTCGCGCGCTCATGGAGGCAAATCGCTGGGGCGGCGCCACCTTTCACAATGCCGGCTGGAACCCTCGCCACATCGAAGGCATCGACCATTTTGTCTTCTACGCGCTCGAATACCATACGCGACGGCCCTTCCTGCACGGCCAGCCGGTCTGTCTAGGCATCTATGTCGGCTCGCTCCTGCACGACAGCGGGGCGAAGCAGATGCTCGACGCCATCCACCGGGTCGGCGTCGACATCCGTCCCGAGGCCATGGGCATCACCTGGAACGAGGCGGCGATCGCGCTCGCCGACTTGCGCGAGTACGTCCGCCGGGCCGGACTCTGGTACGGCATCGCGCATGACGCGGTCATCGACCATGCCTTCATCGACAAGCTGCGCGGCAACATCGAAGCGAAATACGGAACCTGGACCGGCTGA
- a CDS encoding ABC transporter ATP-binding protein yields the protein MTIRAPGGCTRSTISRLKCSLPWRNLIKNIELPFEIRGQRPDQARIDALLAEVGLTGFESKMPRELSGGMQQRASIVRALSVDPSLLLMDEPFGALDAFTRDEMNLLIQQIWMETRKTIVFITHNIAEAVFLADRVFVMSARPGRLARIFEIDLPRPRNLEIFMAPHFIELVGEIKGSIDHKPQVRAA from the coding sequence ATTACGATACGGGCACCGGGCGGGTGCACGCGCTCGACGATTTCTCGATTGAAGTGCAGCCTGCCCTGGCGCAATCTCATCAAGAACATCGAGCTGCCGTTCGAGATCCGCGGCCAGCGTCCGGACCAGGCGCGCATCGATGCCCTGCTGGCGGAAGTCGGACTGACCGGGTTCGAGAGCAAGATGCCGCGCGAGCTTTCCGGTGGCATGCAGCAACGGGCTTCGATCGTCAGAGCACTCTCGGTCGATCCGTCGCTGCTCCTGATGGACGAGCCGTTCGGCGCCCTCGATGCCTTCACCCGCGACGAGATGAACCTGCTGATCCAGCAGATCTGGATGGAGACGAGGAAAACCATCGTCTTCATCACGCACAACATCGCCGAGGCGGTCTTCCTGGCCGACCGGGTCTTCGTGATGAGTGCCAGGCCGGGCCGTCTGGCGCGTATCTTCGAGATCGACCTGCCGCGGCCGCGCAACCTCGAGATCTTCATGGCGCCGCATTTCATCGAGCTCGTCGGTGAGATCAAGGGCTCGATCGATCACAAGCCGCAAGTCCGGGCGGCCTAG